One Ictalurus punctatus breed USDA103 chromosome 10, Coco_2.0, whole genome shotgun sequence genomic region harbors:
- the txlng gene encoding gamma-taxilin isoform X3: MVLKYGANMMETAGVCGMEAATRGLVEGSSSPPANVTPSQDNLGEFGGLINTCCSEEVRGETPGREDCRIEPLEGGLETSGVQNKEQNMFGKEVMLLMQALHTLATPEEKLAALCKKYADLLEESRSMQKQVKALQKKQTQVLKEKIHLQSEHSKAILARSKLESLCRELQRHNKTLKEENAQRFREYEERRKEATLHFQMTLNEIETQMEQHNTHNTKLRQENMELAEKLKKLIEQYELREEHIDKVFKHKELQQQLVDANLQRTAELMREVEEKQQRERELLLKDATESRHKCELMKEQELQLKQQLTLYMDKFEEFQTTLAKSNEVFTSFRQEMEKMTKKIKKLEKETTLWRTKWETNNHTLLQMAEEKTVRDKQYKALQGKLERLEKLCRALQRERNDLSQKLGALQAPVKDPEEEGTGPPDPQPEEAFSPPASVGMDGEVEGEMECLAPETERLPLQTQLEESTREHLNND; this comes from the exons ATGGTATTAAAG TACGGGGCTAACATGATGGAGACCGCCGGTGTGTGTGGAATGGAGGCAGCTACACGTGGCCTTGTAGAGGGTAGCAGTTCCCCTCCAGCTAATGTGACCCCTTCTCAAGATAACCTTGGGGAGTTTGGAGGGTTGATTAACACCTGCTGCAGCGAAGAGGTAAGAGGCGAGACACCCGGGAGAGAAGACTGCCGGATCGAGCCCCTTGAAGGAGGACTGGAGACGAGCGGCGTTCAGAACAAGGAGCAGAATATGTTCG GAAAGGAGGTGATGCTACTGATGCAAGCCCTTCACACTTTAGCCACTCCAGAGGAGAAACTTGCTGCTCTTTGCAAAAAGTATGCCGACCTG CTAGAAGAGAGCCGCAGTATGCAGAAGCAAGTGAAGGCGTTGCAGAAGAAGCAGACGCAGGTCCTCAAAGAGAAGATCCATCTTCAGAGCGAGCACAGCAAAGCGATTCTGGCTCGCAGCAAGCTGGAAAGCCTTTGCAGGGAACTACAACGGCACAACAAGACCCTGAAG gaGGAGAACGCCCAGCGGTTCCGAGAATACGAAGAGAGGCGTAAGGAGGCCACGCTTCATTTTCAGATGACTCTCAACGAGATCGAAACGCAGATGGAGCAGCACAACACCCACAACACCAAGCTGAGGCAGGAGAACATGGAGCTGGCCGAGAAGCTCAAGAAGCTCATCGAGCAGTACGAGCTGCGGGAGGAG caCATTGACAAGGTGTTCAAGCACAAGGAGCTTCAGCAGCAGCTGGTTGATGCAAATCTTCAGAGGACGGCCGAGTTGATGAGGGAGGTGGAAGAgaagcagcagagagagagagaactt CTTCTGAAAGATGCGACAGAATCGAGACATAAATGTGAGCTGATGAAGGAGCAGGAGCTCCAGCTGAAGCAGCAGCTTACGCTTTACATGGACAAATTTGAAGAGTTTCAGACGACCCTCGCGAAAAGCAACGAAGTGTTCACGTCCTTCAGACAGGAAATGGAGAAG ATGACCAAGAAAATCAAGAAGCTGGAGAAGGAGACCACTCTTTGGAGGACCAAATGGGAGACCAACAACCACACCTTACTGCAGATGGCTGAGGAG AAAACTGTGCGAGACAAACAGTACAAGGCTCTCCAAGGGAAACTGGAGCGTCTGGAGAAGCTGTGCAGAGCCCTGCAGAGGGAGCGCAACGATCTGAGCCAGAAACTCGGAGCCCTCCAGGCCCCAGTAAAGGATCCTGAAGAGGAGGGGACAGGGCCTCCAGACCCCCAGCCAGAGGAGGCTTTCAGCCCTCCTGCAAGCGtagggatggatggagaggtggagggaGAAATGGAGTGTTTGGCCCCTGAGACAGAGAGGCTGCCGCTGCAAACACAGCTCGAGGAATCAACCAGAGAGCATCTTAATAACGACTGA
- the rbb4l gene encoding histone-binding protein RBBP7, with protein sequence MADKEVYDDAVEERVINEEYKIWKKNTPFLYDLVMTHALEWPSLTVQWLPDVSRPEGKDYAVHRLVLGTHTSDEQNHLVVASVQIPNDDAQFDASHYDSEKGEFGGFGSVSGKIEIEIKINHEGEVNRARYMPQNPCIIATKTPTSDVLVFDYTKHPSKPDPSGECSPDLRLRGHQKEGYGLSWNPNLSGNLLSASDDHTICLWDISGSPKEGKIVDAKTIFTGHTAVVEDVSWHLLHESLFGSVADDQKLMIWDTRSNNTAKPSHSVDAHTAEVNCLSFNPYSEFILATGSADKTVALWDLRNLKLKLHSFESHKDEIFQVQWSPHNETILASSGTDRRLNVWDLSKIGEEQSAEDAEDGPPELLFIHGGHTAKISDFSWNPNEPWVICSVSEDNIMQVWQMAENIYNDEEPDTPASELESQAS encoded by the exons ATGGCAGACAAAGAAG TGTATGATGATGCTGTAGAGGAGCGGGTAATAAACGAAGAATACAAAATATGGAAGAAAAACACACCGTTTCTCTACGACCTGGTCATGACGCACGCTCTCGAATGGCCGAGTCTAACGGTGCAGTGGTTGCCTGATGTGagcag ACCCGAGGGAAAGGATTATGCAGTTCACAGACTGGTGTTGGgaacacacacttcagatgaGCAGAACCACCTGGTCGTTGCCAGTGTGCAGATCCCCAACGACGACGCACAGTTCGATGCGTCTCACTACGACAGCGAAAAAGGAG agTTTGGAGGCTTTGGGTCTGTGAGCGGAAAGATTGAGATCGAGATAAAGATCAATCATGAGGGTGAGGTGAACCGGGCGAGGTACATGCCACAGAACCCCTGCATAATCGCCACAAAGACTCCTACATCTGATGTGCTAGTCTTTGACTACACTAAACATCCATCCAAACCAG ACCCCAGCGGCGAGTGCAGTCCAGACCTGAGACTCCGAGGCCATCAGAAGGAGGGCTATGGTCTTTCCTGGAACCCCAACCTGAGTGGGAACCTGCTCAGCGCATCAGATGATCAT ACGATCTGTCTATGGGACATCAGCGGATCTCCTAAGGAAGGAAAGATCGTAGATGCCAAGACCATTTTCACAGGCCACACCGCCGTAGTGGAGGACGTGTCCTGGCACCTTCTGCACGAGTCGCTTTTCGGCTCAGTGGCCGACGACCAGAAGCTTATGAT CTGGGACACGAGATCCAATAACACAGCTAAGCCCAGCCACTCAGTGGACGCTCACACTGCTGAAGTCAACTGCTTGTCCTTCAATCCCTACAGCGAGTTCATCCTAGCCACCGGGTCTGCAGATAAG ACTGTGGCCCTGTGGGATCTGCGCAACCTGAAGCTGAAGCTTCACTCTTTCGAGTCACACAAGGATGAAATATTCCAG GTTCAGTGGTCTCCTCATAACGAGACGATCCTGGCCTCCAGTGGAACAGACAGGCGACTCAACGTCTGGGACCTGAG TAAAATCGGAGAGGAACAGAGTGCTGAGGATGCTGAAGATGGACCTCCAGAACTGCTG TTTATTCACGGCGGCCACACGGCGAAGATCTCCGATTTCTCATGGAATCCCAACGAGCCCTGGGTGATCTGCTCCGTTTCTGAAGATAACATTATGCAAGTTTGGCAAATG GCTGAAAACATCTACAACGACGAGGAACCAGACACTCCTGCCTCCGAGCTCGAGAGCCAGGCCTCATAA
- the txlng gene encoding gamma-taxilin isoform X2, which yields MINRSAGSEVSTVEKYGANMMETAGVCGMEAATRGLVEGSSSPPANVTPSQDNLGEFGGLINTCCSEEVRGETPGREDCRIEPLEGGLETSGVQNKEQNMFGKEVMLLMQALHTLATPEEKLAALCKKYADLLEESRSMQKQVKALQKKQTQVLKEKIHLQSEHSKAILARSKLESLCRELQRHNKTLKEENAQRFREYEERRKEATLHFQMTLNEIETQMEQHNTHNTKLRQENMELAEKLKKLIEQYELREEHIDKVFKHKELQQQLVDANLQRTAELMREVEEKQQRERELLLKDATESRHKCELMKEQELQLKQQLTLYMDKFEEFQTTLAKSNEVFTSFRQEMEKMTKKIKKLEKETTLWRTKWETNNHTLLQMAEEKTVRDKQYKALQGKLERLEKLCRALQRERNDLSQKLGALQAPVKDPEEEGTGPPDPQPEEAFSPPASVGMDGEVEGEMECLAPETERLPLQTQLEESTREHLNND from the exons ATGATTAACCGATCGGCTGGATCAGAAGTATCGACAGTGGAAAAG TACGGGGCTAACATGATGGAGACCGCCGGTGTGTGTGGAATGGAGGCAGCTACACGTGGCCTTGTAGAGGGTAGCAGTTCCCCTCCAGCTAATGTGACCCCTTCTCAAGATAACCTTGGGGAGTTTGGAGGGTTGATTAACACCTGCTGCAGCGAAGAGGTAAGAGGCGAGACACCCGGGAGAGAAGACTGCCGGATCGAGCCCCTTGAAGGAGGACTGGAGACGAGCGGCGTTCAGAACAAGGAGCAGAATATGTTCG GAAAGGAGGTGATGCTACTGATGCAAGCCCTTCACACTTTAGCCACTCCAGAGGAGAAACTTGCTGCTCTTTGCAAAAAGTATGCCGACCTG CTAGAAGAGAGCCGCAGTATGCAGAAGCAAGTGAAGGCGTTGCAGAAGAAGCAGACGCAGGTCCTCAAAGAGAAGATCCATCTTCAGAGCGAGCACAGCAAAGCGATTCTGGCTCGCAGCAAGCTGGAAAGCCTTTGCAGGGAACTACAACGGCACAACAAGACCCTGAAG gaGGAGAACGCCCAGCGGTTCCGAGAATACGAAGAGAGGCGTAAGGAGGCCACGCTTCATTTTCAGATGACTCTCAACGAGATCGAAACGCAGATGGAGCAGCACAACACCCACAACACCAAGCTGAGGCAGGAGAACATGGAGCTGGCCGAGAAGCTCAAGAAGCTCATCGAGCAGTACGAGCTGCGGGAGGAG caCATTGACAAGGTGTTCAAGCACAAGGAGCTTCAGCAGCAGCTGGTTGATGCAAATCTTCAGAGGACGGCCGAGTTGATGAGGGAGGTGGAAGAgaagcagcagagagagagagaactt CTTCTGAAAGATGCGACAGAATCGAGACATAAATGTGAGCTGATGAAGGAGCAGGAGCTCCAGCTGAAGCAGCAGCTTACGCTTTACATGGACAAATTTGAAGAGTTTCAGACGACCCTCGCGAAAAGCAACGAAGTGTTCACGTCCTTCAGACAGGAAATGGAGAAG ATGACCAAGAAAATCAAGAAGCTGGAGAAGGAGACCACTCTTTGGAGGACCAAATGGGAGACCAACAACCACACCTTACTGCAGATGGCTGAGGAG AAAACTGTGCGAGACAAACAGTACAAGGCTCTCCAAGGGAAACTGGAGCGTCTGGAGAAGCTGTGCAGAGCCCTGCAGAGGGAGCGCAACGATCTGAGCCAGAAACTCGGAGCCCTCCAGGCCCCAGTAAAGGATCCTGAAGAGGAGGGGACAGGGCCTCCAGACCCCCAGCCAGAGGAGGCTTTCAGCCCTCCTGCAAGCGtagggatggatggagaggtggagggaGAAATGGAGTGTTTGGCCCCTGAGACAGAGAGGCTGCCGCTGCAAACACAGCTCGAGGAATCAACCAGAGAGCATCTTAATAACGACTGA
- the txlng gene encoding gamma-taxilin isoform X1: MATCSGARVDLNTETLQYGANMMETAGVCGMEAATRGLVEGSSSPPANVTPSQDNLGEFGGLINTCCSEEVRGETPGREDCRIEPLEGGLETSGVQNKEQNMFGKEVMLLMQALHTLATPEEKLAALCKKYADLLEESRSMQKQVKALQKKQTQVLKEKIHLQSEHSKAILARSKLESLCRELQRHNKTLKEENAQRFREYEERRKEATLHFQMTLNEIETQMEQHNTHNTKLRQENMELAEKLKKLIEQYELREEHIDKVFKHKELQQQLVDANLQRTAELMREVEEKQQRERELLLKDATESRHKCELMKEQELQLKQQLTLYMDKFEEFQTTLAKSNEVFTSFRQEMEKMTKKIKKLEKETTLWRTKWETNNHTLLQMAEEKTVRDKQYKALQGKLERLEKLCRALQRERNDLSQKLGALQAPVKDPEEEGTGPPDPQPEEAFSPPASVGMDGEVEGEMECLAPETERLPLQTQLEESTREHLNND, from the exons ATGGCGACTTGTTCAGGCGCCAGGGTCGATTTAAACACCGAAACCCTTCAG TACGGGGCTAACATGATGGAGACCGCCGGTGTGTGTGGAATGGAGGCAGCTACACGTGGCCTTGTAGAGGGTAGCAGTTCCCCTCCAGCTAATGTGACCCCTTCTCAAGATAACCTTGGGGAGTTTGGAGGGTTGATTAACACCTGCTGCAGCGAAGAGGTAAGAGGCGAGACACCCGGGAGAGAAGACTGCCGGATCGAGCCCCTTGAAGGAGGACTGGAGACGAGCGGCGTTCAGAACAAGGAGCAGAATATGTTCG GAAAGGAGGTGATGCTACTGATGCAAGCCCTTCACACTTTAGCCACTCCAGAGGAGAAACTTGCTGCTCTTTGCAAAAAGTATGCCGACCTG CTAGAAGAGAGCCGCAGTATGCAGAAGCAAGTGAAGGCGTTGCAGAAGAAGCAGACGCAGGTCCTCAAAGAGAAGATCCATCTTCAGAGCGAGCACAGCAAAGCGATTCTGGCTCGCAGCAAGCTGGAAAGCCTTTGCAGGGAACTACAACGGCACAACAAGACCCTGAAG gaGGAGAACGCCCAGCGGTTCCGAGAATACGAAGAGAGGCGTAAGGAGGCCACGCTTCATTTTCAGATGACTCTCAACGAGATCGAAACGCAGATGGAGCAGCACAACACCCACAACACCAAGCTGAGGCAGGAGAACATGGAGCTGGCCGAGAAGCTCAAGAAGCTCATCGAGCAGTACGAGCTGCGGGAGGAG caCATTGACAAGGTGTTCAAGCACAAGGAGCTTCAGCAGCAGCTGGTTGATGCAAATCTTCAGAGGACGGCCGAGTTGATGAGGGAGGTGGAAGAgaagcagcagagagagagagaactt CTTCTGAAAGATGCGACAGAATCGAGACATAAATGTGAGCTGATGAAGGAGCAGGAGCTCCAGCTGAAGCAGCAGCTTACGCTTTACATGGACAAATTTGAAGAGTTTCAGACGACCCTCGCGAAAAGCAACGAAGTGTTCACGTCCTTCAGACAGGAAATGGAGAAG ATGACCAAGAAAATCAAGAAGCTGGAGAAGGAGACCACTCTTTGGAGGACCAAATGGGAGACCAACAACCACACCTTACTGCAGATGGCTGAGGAG AAAACTGTGCGAGACAAACAGTACAAGGCTCTCCAAGGGAAACTGGAGCGTCTGGAGAAGCTGTGCAGAGCCCTGCAGAGGGAGCGCAACGATCTGAGCCAGAAACTCGGAGCCCTCCAGGCCCCAGTAAAGGATCCTGAAGAGGAGGGGACAGGGCCTCCAGACCCCCAGCCAGAGGAGGCTTTCAGCCCTCCTGCAAGCGtagggatggatggagaggtggagggaGAAATGGAGTGTTTGGCCCCTGAGACAGAGAGGCTGCCGCTGCAAACACAGCTCGAGGAATCAACCAGAGAGCATCTTAATAACGACTGA